The following proteins come from a genomic window of Manduca sexta isolate Smith_Timp_Sample1 chromosome 2, JHU_Msex_v1.0, whole genome shotgun sequence:
- the LOC119189077 gene encoding uncharacterized protein LOC119189077 produces MHAMKQNTSSKGWARRGGSYSTPSMRTRAAGESAGSAGAGALAAEPSTSVRQYGEPRASVRQYGEPRASVRQYGKCTACGRTSHSFTVCRFRNFTCSKCHRVGHLRRMCPAENADSAQMSQECTYFGGAEAGEFSDNEYDVIHNSNREEDGNIEEQLNLLALNNYKAI; encoded by the coding sequence ATGCATGCGATGAAACAAAACACGAGCAGTAAAGGTTGGGCGCGCAGAGGAGGATCATACAGTACACCAAGCATGCGGACCAGAGCTGCGGGGGAAAGCGCCGGCAGCGCAGGAGCAGGTGCGTTAGCAGCAGAGCCGAGTACGTCGGTTCGTCAGTACGGAGAGCCGAGGGCGTCTGTTCGCCAGTACGGAGAGCCGAGGGCGTCTGTTCGTCAGTACGGGAAATGTACGGCATGCGGAAGGACGTCCCATTCCTTCACCGTTTGTCGATTCCGGAACTTCACTTGCAGCAAGTGCCACCGAGTTGGTCATTTGCGACGGATGTGCCCCGCGGAAAATGCGGATTCGGCCCAAATGTCGCAGGAGTGCACCTACTTTGGAGGAGCGGAAGCTGGAGAGTTTTCGGACAACGAATATGACGTCATTCACAACAGTAACAGAGAGGAGGATGGAAACATCGAGGAGCAATTAAATCTCTTagcgttaaataattataaggca